The genomic window CAGTCTTCGGACTGGGGCCCTTTTTTTCAGTGCCGGCCACCAGCTTCCCGGTCACCACCTCGCCGGTGGCGGTCCTGACTTTCACCTGGCCACCGGAGGCGGTGAGCGTTCCCAGCCGCTTCTCCAGGGCCTTGCGGTTCATCACGCGGTTGACCAAGGCGGGGCGCTTGGCCCTGGGTGAAACGGACACTTTGCCGCGCATTTCCACCTTGACCTTGCTGGCCAGCTGCGGGGCCACTTCCGCGAGCAAATCCGGGTGCTTGTCCAGCAGCTTGAACAAGTTGAACACCGCCGGCAGCGGTTCGGCCTCGCCGCGCTCGTAGCGGCTAAAGGCGTTGTGACCGCCGCCGGTGAGCAGTGCCGCCGCGGCCTGGGTCAGGCCCAGGGCTTCGCGGATCCGCTTCAACTCGTCGGCGCGGGCCTTGCGCACCTTCGCCACCAGGGCGTTGGAAACCGACGCCCAACGGGCGGTGCTGCCGGCGTCGGCAAAGGTTTCCTCGCACACGCGGCACCGCTCGCCGGTCATCGTCAGCTCTTCGCTGAAATCGCCAACGCGCACGGTTTCCAGGCCCTTGTAGGGCTCTAGCGCCTGGGCGCTTCCGCACACCGGGCACTGGCCAACGGCCAGGGCGACGCCGTGGTTCTCGTTGTGCT from Stenotrophomonas sp. Marseille-Q4652 includes these protein-coding regions:
- a CDS encoding type II toxin-antitoxin system MqsA family antitoxin, with the translated sequence MTQHNENHGVALAVGQCPVCGSAQALEPYKGLETVRVGDFSEELTMTGERCRVCEETFADAGSTARWASVSNALVAKVRKARADELKRIREALGLTQAAAALLTGGGHNAFSRYERGEAEPLPAVFNLFKLLDKHPDLLAEVAPQLASKVKVEMRGKVSVSPRAKRPALVNRVMNRKALEKRLGTLTASGGQVKVRTATGEVVTGKLVAGTEKKGPSPKTGALTSHRSAAPGRR